In one Nocardia tengchongensis genomic region, the following are encoded:
- a CDS encoding nitronate monooxygenase family protein — translation MSLPPILSERLRLPAVASPMFIVSGPELVIAQSKAGIVGSFPSLNARPQSLFKEWLVRINEELAKHDADNPDQPSAPYAVNLIVHKSNDRLEEDLATVVEHRVPIVITSLGARPDVNEAVHSYGGIVLHDIINDVFAHKAVERGADGLIAVAAGAGGHAGPQSPFALVQEIREWFDGPLLLSGSIAHGRSILAAQAAGADLAYIGSAFIATDEANAVPGYKQMIVDSAASDIVYSNLFTGVHGNYLRGSITAAGMDPDNLGQSDPSAMDFGTGESDAATPGAKPWKDIWGSGQGIGSVDAVLPAADLVERLIREYDEAKARLLAL, via the coding sequence ATGAGCCTGCCGCCCATCCTGTCCGAGCGCCTGCGCCTGCCCGCGGTCGCCTCCCCCATGTTCATCGTGTCCGGACCCGAGCTGGTGATCGCCCAGTCCAAGGCCGGCATCGTGGGTTCGTTCCCGTCGCTGAACGCGCGGCCGCAGTCACTGTTCAAAGAGTGGCTGGTGCGGATCAACGAGGAACTCGCCAAGCACGACGCCGACAATCCGGACCAGCCGTCCGCGCCCTACGCGGTGAACCTGATCGTGCACAAGAGCAATGACCGGCTCGAGGAAGACCTCGCGACCGTGGTCGAGCATCGGGTGCCGATCGTGATCACCTCGCTGGGCGCGCGACCCGATGTGAACGAGGCCGTGCACTCCTACGGCGGCATCGTGCTGCACGACATCATCAACGATGTGTTCGCGCACAAGGCCGTCGAGCGCGGCGCCGACGGCCTCATCGCGGTGGCCGCGGGCGCGGGCGGGCACGCCGGACCACAGTCCCCGTTCGCGCTGGTCCAGGAGATCCGCGAGTGGTTCGACGGGCCGCTGCTGCTGTCGGGCTCCATCGCGCACGGCCGGTCCATCCTGGCCGCGCAGGCCGCGGGCGCGGACCTGGCCTACATCGGCTCGGCCTTCATCGCCACCGACGAGGCCAACGCGGTGCCCGGCTACAAGCAGATGATCGTCGACTCCGCCGCGAGCGACATCGTCTACTCCAACCTGTTCACCGGTGTGCACGGCAACTACCTGCGCGGCAGCATCACCGCGGCCGGCATGGACCCCGACAACCTGGGCCAGTCCGACCCGTCGGCCATGGATTTCGGCACCGGCGAATCGGATGCCGCCACGCCCGGCGCCAAGCCGTGGAAGGACATCTGGGGCTCGGGCCAGGGCATCGGCTCGGTCGACGCGGTTCTCCCGGCCGCCGATCTGGTCGAGCGCCTCATCCGCGAGTACGACGAGGCCAAGGCGCGCCTACTGGCGCTCTGA
- a CDS encoding GMC family oxidoreductase → MRFDYDVIVIGSGFGGSVSALRLTEKGYRVGVLEAGRRFEDHEFAQTSWRLRRYLWAPALGCFGIQRLALLKDTFVMAGAGVGGGSLVYANTLYEPPDKFYADRQWGHITDWKDELAPHYDQAKRMLGVTANPATTPTDRVLRDVAEGMGIGDTYRPTPVGVFFGGPGRRPGEDVPDPFFGGAGPDRRACTHCGECMTGCRHNAKNTLVKNYLYLAEKAGAAVHPLTTVTDVRPLNGGGYAVETARTGRVVRKQRREFTAEHVIFAAASLGTQRLLHRLRDQGSLTGISDRLGHLSRTNSEELLGVRSRDRNADYTKGVAITSSIHPDHDTHVEPVRYGKGSNAFGMMSTLMVDDEGDTARWRLWLRAARRRPRDAVRVHDARHWSERTIGLLVMQSVDNSITTYTKRGPFGRRMTTKQGDGQPNPTWVPAGHEVARRVADAIDGIPIGASSSILKIPMTGHFIGGCVIGDSPATGVVDPYHRLFGHPGLHVIDGSTISANLGVNPSLTITAQAERAISLWPNKGEADTRPDPGSAYRRIAPVAPRDPVVPHTAPAALRLPIVEIRPPRVETSGA, encoded by the coding sequence ATGCGATTCGACTATGACGTCATCGTGATCGGCTCCGGCTTCGGCGGCAGCGTGAGCGCACTGCGGCTGACCGAGAAGGGCTATCGCGTCGGCGTGCTGGAGGCCGGACGGCGGTTCGAGGACCACGAGTTCGCGCAGACGTCTTGGCGGCTGCGCAGGTACCTGTGGGCGCCGGCGTTGGGCTGCTTCGGAATTCAGCGGCTGGCGCTGTTGAAGGACACCTTCGTGATGGCGGGCGCCGGGGTCGGCGGCGGTTCGCTGGTCTACGCCAACACCCTCTACGAGCCGCCGGACAAGTTCTACGCCGACCGGCAGTGGGGTCATATCACGGACTGGAAGGACGAACTCGCTCCGCACTACGACCAGGCCAAACGCATGCTGGGGGTGACCGCCAATCCGGCCACCACACCGACGGACCGCGTCTTGCGAGACGTGGCCGAGGGCATGGGAATCGGCGACACCTACCGGCCCACCCCGGTCGGCGTCTTCTTCGGCGGGCCCGGTCGCCGCCCTGGAGAAGACGTCCCCGATCCGTTCTTCGGCGGTGCCGGACCGGACCGGCGCGCCTGCACCCACTGCGGTGAATGCATGACCGGTTGCCGGCACAATGCCAAGAACACGCTGGTCAAGAACTATCTGTATCTGGCCGAAAAGGCCGGCGCCGCAGTGCATCCGCTAACCACCGTCACCGATGTGCGACCGCTGAACGGCGGCGGCTACGCGGTGGAGACGGCCCGCACCGGGCGGGTGGTCCGCAAGCAGCGCCGCGAATTCACCGCCGAGCACGTCATTTTCGCCGCCGCCTCGCTCGGGACCCAGCGGCTGCTGCACCGGCTGCGGGACCAGGGCTCGCTCACGGGGATCTCCGACCGGCTCGGTCATCTGTCGCGCACCAACTCCGAGGAACTGCTCGGCGTGCGCAGCCGTGACCGGAACGCGGATTACACCAAGGGCGTGGCGATCACGTCCTCGATCCACCCCGACCACGACACCCACGTGGAGCCGGTTCGCTACGGCAAGGGCAGCAATGCGTTCGGCATGATGAGCACCCTGATGGTCGACGACGAGGGCGACACCGCGCGCTGGCGGCTCTGGCTGCGGGCGGCCCGCCGGCGGCCGCGCGACGCGGTCCGGGTGCACGATGCGCGCCACTGGTCCGAGCGCACCATCGGCCTGCTGGTCATGCAGTCGGTGGACAATTCCATCACGACCTACACCAAGCGGGGGCCGTTCGGACGCCGCATGACCACCAAACAGGGTGATGGTCAACCCAATCCGACGTGGGTTCCGGCCGGGCACGAGGTCGCCCGCCGGGTGGCGGACGCCATCGACGGCATCCCCATCGGCGCGAGCTCCAGCATCCTGAAGATCCCCATGACCGGCCACTTCATCGGCGGCTGCGTCATCGGCGATTCCCCCGCCACCGGCGTCGTGGACCCCTACCACCGCCTCTTCGGCCACCCCGGCTTGCACGTCATCGACGGATCCACCATCTCGGCCAACCTCGGCGTGAACCCGTCGCTGACCATTACCGCCCAGGCCGAACGCGCGATCTCGTTGTGGCCCAACAAGGGTGAGGCCGACACCCGGCCGGACCCGGGCTCGGCCTACCGTCGCATCGCGCCGGTCGCGCCGCGCGACCCGGTGGTGCCGCACACCGCTCCGGCGGCGCTGCGCCTGCCGATCGTGGAGATCAGGCCGCCCCGGGTCGAAACGTCGGGGGCATAG
- a CDS encoding YeiH family protein, with protein sequence MARLLGYLPGIALLVAVGVLGKYSQIWWNSAAKHNHWTVPDIEYVLWAIVIGLLITNTVGLHPIFRPGVGTYEFWLKIGIVALGSRFVLGDVAKLGGTSFLQILIDMTVSGAIILAVARWLGLSGKLGSLLAIGTSICGVSAIIAGKGAIRARNSDAGYAIAAILALGAVALFALPPLGHAIGLSDHEFGLWAGLAVDNTAETTATGYLFSDEAGKVAVLVKSTRNALIGFVVLGFAAYWASRGEADAIAPGLRAKAAFVWSKFPKFVLGFLAVSAVATLHWLSKQQTTNLANVSRWAFLLTFAGVGLNTNIRELARTGWRPLVVAVVGLVTVAVVSLGLVLFTSRVLHWGVAG encoded by the coding sequence GTGGCGCGGCTGCTCGGCTATCTGCCCGGCATCGCGCTGCTGGTCGCGGTCGGCGTGCTCGGCAAGTACTCGCAGATCTGGTGGAACAGTGCGGCCAAGCACAACCACTGGACCGTGCCCGATATCGAATACGTGTTGTGGGCCATCGTCATCGGCCTGCTCATCACCAATACCGTCGGCCTGCACCCGATCTTCCGGCCCGGCGTCGGCACCTACGAGTTCTGGCTGAAGATCGGCATCGTGGCGCTTGGGTCGCGGTTCGTGCTCGGGGACGTCGCGAAGCTGGGCGGCACCAGCTTCCTGCAGATCCTGATCGACATGACGGTGTCGGGGGCGATCATCCTCGCGGTGGCGCGGTGGCTCGGACTGTCCGGCAAGCTCGGATCGCTGCTGGCCATCGGCACCTCCATCTGCGGGGTGTCGGCCATCATCGCGGGCAAGGGCGCGATCCGGGCCCGCAACTCCGATGCCGGGTATGCCATCGCGGCGATTCTGGCGCTCGGCGCGGTCGCCTTGTTCGCGCTGCCACCGCTGGGTCACGCGATCGGGCTGAGCGATCACGAGTTCGGGCTGTGGGCCGGTCTGGCCGTGGACAATACGGCCGAGACCACGGCCACCGGCTACCTGTTCTCCGACGAGGCGGGCAAGGTGGCGGTGCTGGTCAAGTCCACCCGCAACGCGCTGATCGGATTCGTGGTGCTGGGCTTCGCGGCCTACTGGGCCTCGCGCGGCGAGGCCGACGCCATCGCGCCCGGCCTGCGCGCCAAGGCCGCGTTCGTGTGGTCCAAGTTCCCGAAGTTCGTGCTGGGCTTCCTGGCGGTGTCGGCGGTCGCGACCCTCCACTGGCTGTCCAAGCAGCAGACCACCAACCTGGCCAACGTGTCCCGGTGGGCGTTCCTGCTCACCTTCGCGGGCGTGGGGCTCAACACCAACATTCGTGAGCTGGCGCGCACCGGCTGGCGGCCGCTCGTGGTGGCGGTGGTCGGGCTGGTGACCGTCGCGGTGGTGTCGCTGGGGCTGGTGCTGTTCACCTCGCGCGTCCTGCACTGGGGTGTCGCGGGCTGA